The Nitrospira tepida genome includes a window with the following:
- a CDS encoding DNA polymerase beta superfamily protein, which translates to MEQDRTILKVLIGSQAHGLAGPESDADYRSVYVMPTADLFRVGFRYQGTRMTKETADETAWEIGLFLSLALECYPLVLETFLAPVVSADEWGRELRDLFPSVWSPRLAYEAFMTYAANQRKKFLDKKDGRPAKYAAAYVRVLYNLCELLDRGTFTVRIAETEVGADLARLKAGQVRPGEVIDMGEHWAGVATQRLSACVHRSDPNAVDAFALRIRKAFLSS; encoded by the coding sequence ATGGAACAGGATCGGACCATCCTGAAAGTCTTGATCGGATCGCAGGCGCATGGGTTGGCCGGCCCGGAGAGCGATGCCGACTATCGAAGCGTCTACGTCATGCCGACCGCGGATCTCTTCCGGGTCGGGTTCCGGTATCAGGGCACGAGGATGACGAAGGAAACGGCGGATGAGACGGCTTGGGAAATCGGCCTCTTCCTCTCGCTCGCGCTCGAATGTTACCCCCTGGTCCTCGAAACCTTTCTCGCGCCGGTCGTCTCGGCGGACGAGTGGGGACGGGAGTTGCGCGATCTCTTCCCATCCGTCTGGTCCCCGCGCCTGGCCTACGAGGCCTTCATGACCTATGCGGCGAACCAACGCAAGAAGTTCCTCGACAAGAAAGACGGGAGGCCGGCCAAGTATGCGGCGGCCTACGTGCGCGTCCTCTACAACCTCTGCGAACTCCTCGACCGGGGAACTTTTACCGTGCGGATCGCCGAGACGGAGGTCGGGGCCGATCTCGCTCGGCTGAAGGCCGGCCAGGTCCGGCCCGGAGAGGTCATCGACATGGGCGAGCACTGGGCCGGCGTCGCCACGCAGCGCCTGAGCGCCTGTGTTCATCGGTCCGATCCCAACGCGGTCGACGCCTTCGCCCTCCGCATCCGTAAGGCCTTCCTGTCTTCCTAG
- the pal gene encoding peptidoglycan-associated lipoprotein Pal, with amino-acid sequence MYGLIATTACRVLLGFLILGIVTGCSGKKLSSGSGDQSFIAGPKPEAPAVQATPEPVPPPPPPMEEAKVEPPVAQPVPAPTPEPVQPAPAPAPEPPAAPEPPIVAQAPAALPVEPPPPPAPSPSLEDIYFDYDQSVLRADARTTLEENAKVLRANDGQKIVIEGHCDERGTLAYNLILGERRAQSVKRYLENLGVPGSQMQIISYGKERPFCTDHSEACWQSNRRAHFVAR; translated from the coding sequence ATGTATGGATTGATCGCAACGACAGCATGTCGAGTCCTGCTGGGATTCCTCATACTGGGGATCGTTACGGGCTGTTCGGGTAAAAAACTGTCGTCCGGTTCCGGAGACCAATCGTTCATTGCCGGGCCGAAGCCCGAAGCGCCGGCCGTGCAGGCGACGCCGGAACCGGTGCCGCCCCCGCCGCCGCCAATGGAAGAGGCGAAAGTCGAACCGCCTGTGGCCCAGCCGGTTCCTGCTCCAACTCCGGAACCGGTTCAGCCGGCCCCTGCTCCCGCTCCCGAACCACCTGCGGCGCCGGAGCCGCCCATAGTCGCCCAGGCGCCCGCGGCGCTGCCGGTGGAACCGCCTCCCCCTCCGGCTCCCTCTCCCTCGCTGGAGGACATCTATTTCGACTATGACCAATCGGTCTTGCGCGCCGACGCGCGGACGACGTTGGAAGAGAACGCCAAGGTCCTGCGGGCCAACGATGGACAGAAAATCGTCATCGAAGGCCATTGCGACGAGCGCGGCACGCTGGCTTATAATCTGATCCTTGGCGAGCGCCGGGCCCAATCGGTCAAACGTTACCTGGAAAATCTCGGCGTGCCCGGTTCGCAGATGCAGATCATCAGTTACGGCAAAGAGCGGCCCTTCTGCACCGACCACAGCGAAGCCTGCTGGCAGTCCAACCGCCGGGCCCATTTTGTCGCCCGATAA
- a CDS encoding Hsp20/alpha crystallin family protein yields the protein MGELTRWDPITRWNPVKELEEMEKRLATLFGRTAARKEGEREEAMTVAEWSPLVDISEDDKEYLIKAELPEVKKDQIKLTVHNGVMTISGERTYEKEEKGKKFHRVERAYGSFTRSFTVPDDADAAKISAESKDGVLWVHLPKTAKPASKSVEIKVG from the coding sequence ATGGGAGAACTGACTCGCTGGGATCCGATCACCAGATGGAATCCCGTGAAAGAATTGGAGGAGATGGAAAAGCGGCTGGCTACCCTCTTCGGTCGCACGGCCGCGCGGAAAGAAGGCGAACGAGAGGAGGCCATGACGGTCGCCGAGTGGTCCCCGTTAGTGGACATCTCGGAGGACGACAAGGAATACCTCATCAAGGCCGAGCTGCCGGAGGTGAAGAAGGACCAGATCAAGCTGACCGTCCACAACGGCGTCATGACCATCTCCGGGGAACGGACCTATGAGAAAGAGGAAAAGGGCAAGAAATTCCATCGCGTGGAGCGCGCGTACGGGAGCTTTACCCGAAGCTTCACCGTCCCGGACGATGCCGACGCCGCCAAAATTTCCGCCGAGTCCAAGGACGGGGTGTTGTGGGTACACCTGCCGAAAACCGCGAAGCCCGCGTCCAAGAGCGTGGAGATCAAGGTGGGGTGA
- a CDS encoding universal stress protein has translation MRIVIAVDWSDQTFNAVQVAGRLFTPDELTLIHGIDMRPFESPFTPVPLAKQAHEELRQALIDAGEKLLDQTAALVPSTVKSVRRLYQFGNPADVVLETAKSAKADLIVLGSRGRGRMAEAVLGSVSHRVVQHASCSTLIVRGDPGAVTHAVLAIEGVEDAARLRGWLSTNRLARSVSWSVISVVPTPHVGDPTLAYGYAAWTEEMELYAQGQVRETATALGGIYHISSTQVLKGDPADQIAEAAKDAQLVVIGSHGRRGVERFLLGSVSHAVLHHVSCPVLVIR, from the coding sequence ATGCGTATCGTCATCGCCGTCGACTGGTCGGATCAAACGTTCAATGCCGTCCAGGTGGCCGGCCGGCTCTTCACGCCGGACGAACTCACGCTGATCCACGGCATCGACATGCGGCCGTTCGAGAGCCCGTTCACGCCGGTTCCGCTGGCGAAACAGGCGCACGAAGAGCTGCGACAGGCCCTCATCGATGCCGGCGAGAAATTGTTAGACCAGACCGCGGCCTTGGTCCCCTCCACGGTGAAGTCGGTTCGGCGCCTGTATCAATTCGGGAATCCCGCGGATGTCGTGCTCGAAACAGCCAAGTCCGCCAAGGCCGACCTGATCGTGCTCGGCAGCCGCGGTCGAGGCCGCATGGCTGAAGCCGTGCTGGGCAGCGTCTCCCACCGTGTGGTTCAGCACGCCTCCTGCTCCACCTTGATCGTCCGCGGCGATCCCGGCGCGGTGACGCATGCCGTCTTGGCCATCGAAGGGGTGGAGGATGCCGCCCGCCTGCGAGGCTGGCTCTCGACCAATCGCCTCGCCCGGTCGGTTTCCTGGTCGGTGATCAGCGTCGTGCCGACGCCCCATGTCGGCGATCCCACCCTCGCCTACGGGTATGCGGCCTGGACGGAGGAGATGGAACTCTACGCCCAGGGGCAGGTGCGCGAGACCGCGACCGCGCTCGGCGGCATCTATCACATCTCATCCACCCAGGTGCTGAAGGGCGATCCGGCGGATCAGATTGCCGAGGCCGCGAAGGACGCGCAGCTCGTCGTGATCGGCTCGCACGGCAGACGAGGCGTGGAGCGGTTTCTT
- a CDS encoding adenylyl-sulfate kinase, with amino-acid sequence MTQPFAVWLTGLPASGKSTIATELKRALAEAGLNAEVLESDALRRVLTPEPTYSLEERDLFYRALAYFGSRLVAHGVPVLFDATGHRRAYRELARSLIPQFLEVAIVCPLAVCEQRDKKGTYRGGYAGKSTTVPGLQVNYEPPLHPDVTVDTTVTSAGSAAETIMQTLRKRGWLSQARDFQPKA; translated from the coding sequence ATGACGCAACCCTTTGCCGTCTGGCTGACCGGGCTCCCTGCTTCGGGAAAAAGCACGATTGCGACCGAGCTGAAACGGGCGCTGGCGGAGGCGGGTCTGAATGCGGAGGTGCTCGAATCCGATGCGTTGCGCCGGGTCCTGACGCCGGAGCCGACCTACAGTCTGGAAGAACGGGATCTGTTTTACCGGGCGCTCGCGTACTTCGGCAGCCGGCTCGTGGCCCACGGGGTGCCGGTCCTGTTCGATGCCACGGGTCACCGCCGCGCCTATCGCGAGCTGGCTCGGTCGCTGATTCCCCAGTTCTTGGAGGTCGCGATCGTCTGTCCGCTCGCCGTCTGTGAGCAGCGGGACAAGAAGGGCACCTACCGGGGCGGCTATGCCGGCAAGAGCACGACGGTGCCGGGCCTACAGGTCAACTATGAGCCGCCGCTCCATCCCGACGTGACGGTCGATACGACCGTCACATCGGCCGGATCAGCCGCCGAGACGATCATGCAAACCCTACGAAAGCGAGGCTGGCTCTCGCAGGCCCGGGACTTTCAGCCGAAAGCGTGA
- a CDS encoding c-type cytochrome translates to MTGRIAAIALLVTMIGLAAGLAASWGEDGRIRTGRMIYEEHCFRCHGLNGEGDGPEADSLVVRPANFHAPRIRAKTDFELWMAAAYGVAYTPMHGWLTRLTDEEILEALRYIRELAPPE, encoded by the coding sequence ATGACCGGCCGCATCGCCGCCATTGCGCTACTCGTGACGATGATCGGGCTCGCGGCGGGCCTGGCGGCGTCATGGGGCGAAGACGGCCGCATCCGCACCGGCCGCATGATTTATGAAGAGCATTGTTTTCGCTGCCATGGTTTGAATGGCGAGGGGGATGGACCGGAGGCCGACTCGCTCGTCGTGCGCCCGGCCAATTTCCATGCTCCGCGCATCCGTGCGAAAACGGACTTTGAATTGTGGATGGCCGCCGCCTATGGAGTCGCCTACACGCCGATGCACGGATGGCTGACCCGTCTCACGGATGAAGAAATCCTCGAAGCGCTGCGGTACATTCGCGAACTGGCGCCGCCTGAATAA
- a CDS encoding glutaredoxin family protein — protein MRFFRLLVLLLACCLGDPIPASADNRLAATCAADIEVFVREGCPHCTRAKSFLEQLKQERPSLQIVIRDVGRSPEATERLHVLAAARGIRTLGVPAFLVGGELLIGYDEAGTTGSLIRSLLDRTSRDRDDELPPDACRSEIEEPCRSSSDQASDPDTVTVSFFGRLSARDLGLPLFTLVLGLLDGFNPCAMWVLLFLLSLLVNLRDRKKMALIAGTFVLVSGLVYFAFMAAWLNLFRFVGYSRVTEILLGGVALLIGALNLHDASSTEGGWSIGIPESAKPDLYARTRRILQADNMAGAVVGVVLLAVLVNVIELLCTAGLPAAYTRILTLRDLTWWQYYGYLALYNLAYIADDSLMVAIAVVTLSRHKLQARQGRRLKLLSGAVMAGLGLILLLKPDWLQ, from the coding sequence ATGCGTTTCTTTCGTCTCTTGGTGTTGTTGCTCGCCTGCTGCCTGGGTGACCCCATCCCCGCTTCAGCCGACAACAGGCTGGCCGCCACCTGCGCCGCGGACATCGAAGTCTTCGTCAGAGAAGGCTGCCCCCACTGTACCCGAGCCAAATCCTTTCTGGAGCAACTGAAACAGGAACGGCCGTCCCTTCAGATTGTCATCCGCGACGTTGGGCGATCGCCGGAGGCGACGGAGCGATTGCACGTGCTGGCAGCTGCCCGGGGTATTCGGACACTCGGCGTGCCGGCCTTTCTGGTGGGAGGAGAACTCCTGATCGGCTACGACGAGGCTGGTACGACCGGCTCGCTGATCCGATCGCTGCTCGACCGAACTTCACGCGATCGCGACGACGAGCTGCCTCCCGATGCCTGCCGATCCGAGATCGAGGAGCCTTGTCGCTCCTCGTCCGATCAAGCGAGCGATCCGGACACAGTGACGGTCTCGTTTTTCGGCCGTTTGAGCGCGCGGGATCTCGGGCTCCCGCTCTTCACCCTGGTCCTCGGCCTCTTGGACGGGTTCAATCCCTGCGCCATGTGGGTCCTGCTGTTTCTCCTGTCCCTGTTGGTGAACTTGCGAGACCGGAAGAAAATGGCTCTGATCGCCGGGACGTTCGTCCTGGTCAGCGGTCTGGTGTATTTCGCGTTCATGGCGGCCTGGCTCAACCTGTTCCGGTTCGTCGGCTATTCGCGCGTCACGGAAATCCTGCTTGGCGGAGTGGCCCTGCTGATCGGCGCCCTCAACCTACACGATGCGTCTTCAACCGAAGGTGGGTGGTCGATCGGAATCCCGGAATCGGCCAAGCCGGACCTCTACGCCAGAACGAGACGGATTCTTCAGGCCGACAATATGGCCGGGGCGGTCGTCGGAGTCGTCCTGCTCGCCGTTCTGGTCAATGTCATCGAATTGCTTTGTACGGCGGGGTTGCCCGCCGCCTATACCAGAATCCTGACCTTACGCGACCTGACTTGGTGGCAGTACTACGGCTATCTCGCCCTCTATAACCTTGCCTATATCGCCGACGACAGTCTGATGGTCGCGATCGCCGTCGTGACGCTCAGCCGCCATAAGCTACAAGCTCGTCAAGGACGCCGGCTCAAGCTCCTGAGCGGAGCCGTCATGGCCGGCCTGGGCCTCATCCTGCTGTTGAAACCGGACTGGCTGCAATAA
- a CDS encoding cation-translocating P-type ATPase → MTMSSSAGLHQISATDVAALETADVYRRLESSPAGLAPDEVPRRIQRYGTNSLEVSRETPWSLRLLRQLTHFLALLLWIAALLAFIADTMRPGEGMAPLGWAIVGVILLNAGFAFWQEYRAERAVASLHSLLPSTAWVIRMGQPQQVPRDEVVPGDVLLLDEGEQVPADARLVEATGLRVDNSALTGEATPKRCTAAASRAAHPLDSPNLVFAGTSVLAGHGRAVVYATGMATEFGRIAHLATTVEPELSPLQKEIVRVTRVIALISLAMGLLVFALGLTMNLGFWISAIFGIGIIAANVPEGLLPTVTLALAMGSQRMAKRKALIKHLPSVETLGCATVICTDKTGTLTENRMRVGCLYVNDLAMESREGLLLVKDHLPSTADPRQLGPLIQAMALCHNAKRVRQTGGRIVWTGDPTEVALVEFLDDHGVLPHQLPGRMGELPFDADRKRMATLHWINGRLTAYVKGAPESVLALCSHVGQNDERAALTPDERRKILVQSRAFAQQAYRVLAVAMREIVPDDKRLDIETVEQNLTFLGLVAMMDPPHREVPEAIARCRRAGVRVIMITGDHPLTAEAIARKIGLAPSSPALLPDAFVPVVEGAQVESMSEEALRGLLTPARPGQPEPVFARMAPRHKMRVVSTLKEMGEVVAVTGDGVNDAPALKKADIGIAMGVAGTDVAKDTADMILLDDNFATIVNAIEEGRTVYANIRKFCTYVLSSNVPEIVPYLGYGLVGIPLAITVPQILAVDLGTDIVPALALGSEPPHQSVMDQPPRPRTERLMNGALLLRAYLFLGLLESLVALGAFFWFLHVQGWAWGDPLPWSAPLYKQATAVTLAAIVMSQVANVFACRSDQVSSFRLGLWTNPLLWLGIVVELTLLALIVYSPWGQAVFATQAIPFWVWPVLVLGALGLLLAEELRKLVRRRWRPVTTGDDGRLSQSERDGPRAFA, encoded by the coding sequence ATGACCATGTCGTCGAGCGCCGGTCTTCACCAAATATCCGCCACGGATGTGGCCGCCCTTGAGACGGCCGACGTGTATCGACGGCTGGAGTCATCGCCGGCCGGCCTGGCTCCCGACGAGGTGCCGCGCCGGATTCAACGTTATGGGACGAACAGCCTCGAGGTCTCAAGAGAGACGCCCTGGTCGCTCCGGTTGCTCCGACAACTCACCCACTTTCTCGCGTTGCTCCTGTGGATTGCGGCCCTGCTCGCGTTTATCGCGGATACGATGCGTCCGGGCGAAGGGATGGCCCCGCTGGGCTGGGCCATCGTCGGCGTCATCCTGCTCAACGCCGGCTTTGCCTTCTGGCAAGAGTACCGGGCCGAACGAGCGGTCGCTTCTCTTCATAGTCTCTTGCCTTCCACCGCCTGGGTGATTCGAATGGGCCAGCCGCAGCAGGTGCCCCGCGATGAGGTCGTTCCGGGGGATGTCCTCCTGTTGGACGAGGGAGAGCAGGTGCCGGCCGATGCCCGTCTCGTAGAGGCCACCGGCCTCCGCGTGGACAATTCCGCCTTGACCGGAGAGGCCACGCCCAAACGCTGTACGGCGGCCGCCTCCAGGGCTGCCCACCCGCTCGACAGCCCCAACCTGGTTTTTGCCGGAACGTCGGTGCTCGCCGGCCACGGCCGCGCCGTCGTCTACGCCACCGGCATGGCGACGGAGTTCGGCAGGATCGCGCACCTGGCGACCACGGTCGAACCGGAGCTCAGTCCGTTGCAGAAAGAAATCGTCCGGGTGACGCGGGTCATCGCGCTCATTTCGCTGGCGATGGGCCTCTTGGTCTTTGCGCTCGGGCTCACGATGAATCTCGGGTTCTGGATCAGCGCGATCTTCGGCATCGGCATCATCGCCGCCAACGTCCCGGAAGGGCTGTTGCCGACGGTCACGCTTGCGCTCGCCATGGGCAGCCAGCGCATGGCGAAGCGCAAGGCCTTGATCAAACACCTGCCGTCCGTCGAGACGCTCGGCTGCGCGACGGTGATCTGCACGGACAAGACCGGCACCCTGACCGAGAACCGCATGAGGGTGGGGTGCCTCTACGTAAACGATCTGGCCATGGAATCTCGGGAAGGGCTGCTCCTCGTCAAGGATCACCTCCCCAGCACGGCGGACCCGCGGCAGCTCGGCCCGCTGATCCAGGCCATGGCCCTCTGCCACAACGCCAAGCGCGTCAGGCAGACTGGAGGCCGGATTGTATGGACGGGCGATCCGACCGAAGTGGCGCTCGTCGAGTTCCTGGACGACCATGGGGTGCTGCCTCACCAGCTCCCGGGCCGCATGGGGGAACTGCCGTTCGATGCTGACCGCAAACGCATGGCTACCCTCCACTGGATCAACGGGCGCCTCACCGCCTACGTCAAAGGCGCGCCGGAATCCGTCCTCGCGCTCTGCAGCCATGTCGGACAGAACGACGAGCGGGCTGCTCTGACTCCGGATGAGCGGCGGAAGATCCTGGTCCAAAGCCGGGCCTTCGCCCAACAGGCCTATCGGGTGCTCGCGGTGGCGATGCGGGAGATCGTTCCGGATGACAAACGTTTGGATATCGAGACGGTCGAACAGAATCTCACGTTCTTGGGGCTGGTGGCGATGATGGACCCGCCCCATCGGGAAGTGCCGGAAGCCATCGCGCGCTGCCGGCGCGCGGGAGTTCGAGTGATCATGATCACAGGCGACCACCCGCTGACGGCGGAGGCCATCGCGCGCAAAATCGGCCTCGCCCCGTCGTCGCCGGCGCTGCTACCGGATGCCTTCGTTCCGGTCGTGGAAGGAGCGCAGGTGGAGTCGATGTCCGAGGAGGCCTTGCGCGGCCTGCTGACTCCCGCCCGTCCCGGCCAGCCGGAACCGGTCTTCGCCCGCATGGCGCCGCGGCACAAGATGCGGGTCGTCTCGACCTTGAAGGAGATGGGCGAGGTCGTGGCCGTAACGGGGGACGGGGTCAACGACGCGCCCGCCCTGAAGAAGGCCGATATCGGCATTGCGATGGGCGTGGCCGGCACGGACGTGGCGAAGGACACGGCGGACATGATTCTCCTCGACGACAACTTTGCGACGATCGTGAACGCGATCGAGGAGGGACGGACGGTCTATGCCAACATCAGAAAGTTCTGCACCTATGTCCTGTCGAGCAACGTGCCGGAAATCGTGCCGTACCTGGGATACGGCCTCGTCGGCATCCCGCTCGCCATCACGGTGCCGCAGATCCTCGCCGTAGACCTCGGCACCGACATCGTGCCGGCGCTCGCGCTGGGCTCCGAGCCCCCACACCAAAGCGTGATGGATCAGCCGCCGCGCCCGCGGACCGAGCGGTTGATGAACGGGGCGCTGCTCCTGCGCGCCTACCTGTTCTTGGGCCTGCTGGAATCCCTGGTGGCGCTCGGCGCCTTTTTCTGGTTTCTTCACGTACAGGGCTGGGCCTGGGGAGACCCGTTGCCCTGGTCCGCTCCCTTGTACAAACAGGCCACGGCTGTCACACTGGCGGCCATCGTCATGAGCCAAGTCGCGAACGTCTTTGCCTGCCGATCCGACCAGGTTTCTTCGTTTCGCCTGGGACTGTGGACCAATCCGCTGCTCTGGCTGGGCATCGTGGTCGAGCTCACGCTCCTGGCCTTGATCGTCTATAGCCCCTGGGGGCAGGCGGTGTTCGCGACGCAGGCCATTCCCTTCTGGGTCTGGCCGGTCCTCGTTCTTGGAGCGCTCGGCCTGTTGCTGGCCGAAGAGCTGCGCAAGCTGGTCCGGCGCCGATGGCGTCCGGTCACAACCGGAGACGACGGCCGCCTGTCTCAGTCTGAGCGGGATGGCCCGCGGGCGTTCGCATGA
- a CDS encoding BCAM0308 family protein — protein sequence MKAKTAAASGRPARRDRDVREYEHDTYKTKRKLKEPTACPQCGAVFHRGRWSWGPKPENAHEALCPACQRIEDKYPKGLVTLMGPYLPSHEHELVGLIRNAEASEKEEHPLSRIMAIEKKKDKVVISTTDSHLARRIGSALKDAHQGELDVHYNKAEDFVRVQWTR from the coding sequence ATGAAAGCCAAGACCGCCGCCGCAAGCGGACGACCAGCAAGACGAGACAGGGATGTCCGCGAATACGAGCACGATACCTACAAGACCAAGCGCAAGCTGAAGGAGCCCACCGCCTGCCCGCAATGCGGCGCGGTTTTCCATCGTGGCCGTTGGTCCTGGGGCCCCAAACCGGAGAACGCGCACGAAGCGTTGTGCCCGGCCTGCCAGCGGATCGAAGACAAGTATCCCAAAGGGCTGGTCACCTTGATGGGACCGTACCTGCCATCACACGAGCATGAACTGGTCGGACTCATCCGGAACGCGGAAGCCAGTGAAAAGGAAGAGCATCCGCTCTCGCGGATCATGGCGATCGAAAAAAAGAAGGACAAGGTGGTGATCTCGACCACGGACTCGCACCTGGCCCGCCGGATCGGGTCGGCCTTGAAGGACGCGCACCAGGGCGAGTTGGACGTGCACTACAACAAGGCCGAGGACTTTGTGAGAGTCCAATGGACTCGTTGA
- a CDS encoding magnesium transporter: MDSPPRDDRRRAAELMTAAVPRAAPTDHVARTLSMLREGKLEEAGHLYLVDEQGRLLGQVPIERLLAAGPEQVLADLQGPPPLEVSPDEVAESAALLAVERHEADVTVVDERRRLLGAIPIGRLLALLHEEHVDDLLRKGGVGSTHPAPTEPHRTVDAFRARIPWLILGLAGGWVAAGIARAFEAALQQEIALAFFLPLVVYMADAVGTQTETVLVRTLAYGRVSLFLHLWREGLLGLLIGATVGAVAGLGLYLFGGHRQLALVVSITLLATSCVATLVATLLPLALDRLGVDPALASGPIATVLQDLLSVAMYLGIATALL, translated from the coding sequence ATGGACAGTCCACCTCGCGACGATCGACGACGGGCGGCGGAACTGATGACGGCGGCTGTTCCGCGCGCCGCTCCCACTGACCATGTGGCCCGCACCCTCTCGATGTTGAGGGAAGGCAAGCTCGAAGAAGCCGGGCACCTCTATTTGGTGGATGAACAGGGCCGGCTGCTCGGCCAGGTGCCGATTGAACGGCTGCTGGCCGCCGGTCCCGAGCAGGTCCTGGCCGATCTTCAAGGTCCGCCGCCGCTGGAGGTGAGTCCGGACGAGGTCGCCGAATCGGCCGCGTTGCTGGCGGTTGAACGGCACGAGGCGGACGTGACCGTGGTCGATGAGAGGCGCCGGTTGCTGGGGGCCATCCCGATCGGCAGGCTGCTCGCCCTGTTGCACGAAGAGCACGTGGACGATCTGCTCCGAAAAGGCGGCGTGGGCTCGACCCATCCGGCTCCCACCGAACCGCACCGCACGGTCGATGCCTTCCGGGCCAGGATTCCCTGGCTGATTCTCGGATTGGCCGGCGGGTGGGTGGCCGCGGGAATAGCCCGCGCCTTTGAAGCAGCCTTGCAGCAGGAGATCGCGCTGGCCTTCTTTCTTCCGCTCGTCGTCTACATGGCGGACGCGGTCGGCACGCAAACGGAGACGGTGCTGGTCCGGACCCTGGCCTACGGCCGGGTCTCCCTGTTCCTGCACCTCTGGCGCGAAGGACTCCTGGGACTTTTGATCGGAGCCACCGTCGGCGCCGTTGCGGGGCTCGGATTGTATCTCTTTGGAGGCCATCGCCAACTCGCGCTGGTCGTTTCGATCACGCTCCTCGCCACCTCCTGCGTCGCGACGCTGGTCGCCACCTTGCTCCCGCTCGCCCTGGACCGGCTGGGTGTCGATCCGGCGCTTGCCAGCGGGCCGATCGCCACCGTGCTCCAGGACCTCCTGAGCGTGGCCATGTATTTGGGCATCGCCACCGCCCTCCTTTGA